A part of Salmo salar chromosome ssa18, Ssal_v3.1, whole genome shotgun sequence genomic DNA contains:
- the LOC106577567 gene encoding homeobox protein HMX1: MLVKAPESQHHGPTSRSSSFSIENLLRSTTGTTDRLSTTDDVGDCKETGLSYNQVAVIESRCNQVEREVSYFGLNAQRHWCGTSPNKACSDLQSPQCHSSNSDDAGDSLKTSNRDSPALPEPVEDNDQPDERAEGSLTDDKDDETGSSCFAREDSETPDTKAACKKKTRTVFSRSQVFQLESTFDMKRYLSSTERAALAASLQLTETQVKIWFQNRRNKWKRQLAADIEATSISYSAQRIVRVPILYHENAASGTLSANLAQVSPPFSSTVNYPVSQFTHPMSFIRSQITGLV; this comes from the exons ATGCTTGTTAAGGCACCGGAGTCTCAACATCATGGTCCAACGTCAAGAAGCTCATCATTTTCCATTGAGAATTTACTTCGGTCTACTACCGGGACTACAGACAGGCTGTCTACGACCGACGATGTGGGGGATTGTAAGGAAACTGGACTCTCTTACAACCAAGTCGCTGTCATTGAGAGCCGCTGCAACCAAGTGGAGCGTGAAGTGTCTTACTTTGGATTAAACGCCCAACGCCACTGGTGTGGGACATCACCAAACAAAGCTTGCAGTGATTTACAGA GTCCGCAGTGCCACTCCAGCAACTCCGATGATGCCGGAGACTCTCTAAAAACCAGCAACCGAGATTCTCCCGCTCTACCGGAGCCGGTGGAAGACAACGACCAACCGGACGAGAGGGCAGAGGGAAGTCTGACAGACGACAAGGATGACGAAACAGGGTCTTCCTGCTTCGCCCGGGAAGACAGTGAAACACCTGATACGAAAGCAGCTTGCAAGAAGAAGACCCGCACCGTGTTCAGCCGGAGTCAGGTTTTCCAGCTGGAGTCCACCTTCGACATGAAACGCTACCTGAGCAGCACTGAGCGGGCGGCGTTAGCCGCCTCTCTACAGCTCACCGAGACGCAGGTCAAGATTTGGTTCCAGAACCGCAGGAACAAGTGGAAGAGACAGCTAGCTGCCGACATTGAGGCCACGAGCATCTCGTATTCGGCTCAAAGGATTGTCAGGGTCCCTATTCTGTACCACGAGAACGCAGCATCTGGGACACTGAGCGCAAACCTGGCACAGGTGTCGCCACCCTTCTCGAGTACTGTGAATTATCCCGTCTCCCAGTTCACCCACCCCATGTCTTTTATAAGATCACAAATCACAGGCCTTGTGTGA